A genome region from Streptomyces pratensis includes the following:
- a CDS encoding CGNR zinc finger domain-containing protein, whose amino-acid sequence MLIPHDTRIALEVVVDLVNTAPESDRGDGLADTAALYDFAERHDISGVGVLGDKDLRAVHDVRDRFAEIFAATDARTAADLVNSLVAAAGTTPQLTNHDGYDWHVHYFAPDASIADHLAADCGMALAFIVVAGEEERLRRCEAPDCRDAFVDLSRNRSRRYCSSRTCGNRLHVAAYRARRREAAR is encoded by the coding sequence GTGCTGATCCCACACGACACCCGGATCGCCCTCGAAGTGGTGGTCGATCTGGTGAACACCGCACCGGAGAGCGACAGGGGCGACGGGCTTGCCGACACGGCCGCGCTCTACGACTTCGCGGAACGCCACGACATCAGCGGCGTCGGCGTCCTCGGCGACAAGGACCTGCGCGCCGTGCACGACGTCCGGGACCGGTTCGCCGAGATCTTCGCGGCGACCGACGCCCGCACCGCCGCGGACCTCGTCAACAGCCTGGTGGCCGCGGCCGGCACCACACCGCAGCTCACGAACCACGACGGCTACGACTGGCACGTCCACTACTTCGCGCCGGACGCCTCCATAGCGGACCACCTCGCGGCCGACTGCGGCATGGCCCTGGCGTTCATCGTGGTTGCGGGCGAAGAGGAACGGCTGCGTCGGTGCGAGGCCCCGGACTGCCGGGACGCCTTCGTCGACCTGTCACGCAACCGCTCCCGCAGGTACTGCTCGAGCCGCACCTGCGGCAACCGGCTCCACGTCGCCGCGTACCGGGCACGGCGCCGGGAGGCGGCACGCTGA
- a CDS encoding carbohydrate ABC transporter permease: MSLRYAAVRRRGPGALAWHLGALAILAVVLYPVVWTIGASFKPSADIIGGLDLLPADPIGDNYARLTEGIADIPISTFFLNSAYIAIGSVIGVVLSCSLTAYAFAKVRFAGRNIMFAVMIGTLLLPYHVLIIPQYVLFQKLELINTFTPLLIGKYLATDAFFVFLMVQFMRGLPKELDEAARLDGCGHLRTYWSIVMPLCRPALVTSAIFTFINAWNDFMGPLLYLNEPDKYTVSLGLKMFIDQDAVADYGGMVAMSLVALLPVLAFFVAFQRYLIDGMATSGLKG; this comes from the coding sequence ATGAGTCTCCGATACGCAGCCGTAAGGCGCCGGGGACCCGGCGCACTCGCCTGGCACCTCGGTGCGCTCGCCATCCTCGCCGTGGTCCTCTACCCGGTGGTCTGGACGATCGGTGCCTCCTTCAAGCCCAGCGCCGACATCATCGGTGGCCTGGACCTGCTCCCGGCGGACCCGATCGGTGACAACTACGCGCGGCTCACCGAGGGCATCGCCGACATCCCGATCTCGACGTTCTTCCTGAACTCGGCCTACATAGCCATCGGTTCCGTGATCGGTGTGGTGCTGTCCTGCTCGCTGACCGCCTACGCCTTCGCCAAGGTGCGGTTCGCCGGCCGCAACATCATGTTCGCGGTCATGATCGGCACCCTCCTGCTGCCGTACCACGTACTGATCATCCCGCAGTACGTGCTGTTCCAGAAGCTGGAGCTGATCAACACCTTCACCCCGCTGCTGATCGGCAAGTACCTGGCGACGGACGCCTTCTTCGTCTTCCTGATGGTGCAGTTCATGCGCGGCCTGCCCAAGGAGCTCGACGAGGCGGCGCGGCTGGACGGCTGCGGGCACCTGAGGACCTACTGGTCGATCGTCATGCCGCTCTGCCGGCCCGCGCTCGTGACCAGCGCGATCTTCACGTTCATCAACGCCTGGAACGATTTCATGGGTCCCCTGCTGTACCTCAACGAGCCGGACAAGTACACGGTCTCCCTGGGGCTGAAGATGTTCATCGACCAGGACGCGGTGGCGGACTACGGAGGCATGGTCGCCATGTCGCTGGTGGCCCTGCTCCCGGTGCTGGCCTTCTTCGTGGCCTTCCAGCGGTACCTGATCGACGGCATGGCCACCTCCGGCCTGAAGGGCTGA
- a CDS encoding carbohydrate ABC transporter permease, with the protein MTHIHTSPGVLDAGDGRSVTKGNGPGGTAPPAAPKRPDRRENVAGYLFMSPWIAGFLFLIAGPMVFSLYLSFTEYNLFEAPRWIGLQNFTDMFADPRWRQSVEVTSWYVLIGTPIKLAAALAVAMLLAQKRWGQSFYRAAFYAPSLIGASVSAAIVWRALFSDDAIVDRTQKAFGFEAGGWIGDPAMIIYALIALTVWQFGAPMVIFLAGLKQVPRELYEAAEVDGAGPWRRFFHITLPMISPVLFFNVLLETIHSFQIFGSAYIVSNGSCGPADATLVYTCYLYEQGFVNSRMGFASAMGWLLLVAVGLVTAVLFWSQKRWVHYEEGGR; encoded by the coding sequence GTGACCCACATCCACACCTCCCCGGGCGTGCTCGACGCCGGGGACGGCCGCTCCGTCACCAAGGGGAACGGCCCCGGAGGAACCGCGCCGCCCGCCGCCCCGAAGCGGCCGGACCGTCGCGAGAACGTGGCCGGCTATCTGTTCATGTCGCCCTGGATCGCGGGCTTCCTGTTCCTGATCGCCGGGCCGATGGTGTTCTCGCTGTACCTGTCGTTCACCGAGTACAACCTCTTCGAGGCGCCTCGCTGGATCGGCCTCCAGAACTTCACCGACATGTTCGCCGACCCCCGCTGGCGCCAGTCGGTCGAGGTCACCTCCTGGTACGTGCTGATCGGCACCCCGATCAAGCTGGCGGCGGCACTCGCCGTCGCCATGCTGCTCGCCCAGAAGCGGTGGGGCCAGTCCTTCTACCGCGCCGCCTTCTACGCCCCGTCCCTGATCGGCGCGAGCGTCTCGGCGGCCATCGTCTGGCGCGCGCTGTTCTCGGACGACGCGATCGTCGACCGTACGCAGAAGGCGTTCGGCTTCGAGGCCGGCGGCTGGATCGGCGATCCGGCAATGATCATCTACGCGCTGATCGCCCTCACCGTCTGGCAGTTCGGCGCGCCGATGGTCATCTTCCTGGCCGGCCTCAAACAGGTCCCGCGGGAGCTGTACGAGGCCGCCGAGGTGGACGGAGCCGGTCCCTGGCGCAGGTTCTTCCACATCACCTTGCCGATGATCTCGCCGGTGCTCTTCTTCAACGTCCTGCTGGAGACCATCCACTCGTTCCAGATCTTCGGATCGGCCTACATCGTCAGCAACGGCAGCTGCGGACCGGCCGACGCGACGCTCGTCTACACCTGTTACCTGTACGAACAAGGCTTCGTGAACAGCCGCATGGGCTTCGCCTCGGCCATGGGCTGGCTGCTGCTGGTCGCGGTCGGCCTGGTCACCGCCGTGCTGTTCTGGTCCCAGAAGCGCTGGGTGCACTACGAGGAGGGCGGCCGATGA
- a CDS encoding Tat pathway signal sequence domain protein, with protein MSRMPRRTLLKAAAAAGAAAQLSWSFGAAPASAARNAEHSDGPVTLTWLESGGLGAAPGSTLGVPWPKGQYAEDQTFALSTEDGKDVPVQTWPIGYWPDGSLKWTAHAVGPEATAKKFSLAAGAPAAPSKKVTAVRKGGTITVSTGVITAELGTNGSALVKTVTRGSTEIARDGRLVLVRQGEIEDGDQGNEKYERFESVIEEAAVEQDGPVRAVVRIDGRHRKGSRSWMPFSVRLYFYAGADSFRMVHTITYDGTQEPGKASGDFVRGLGVRFTVPMRDAAYDRHIRIGGDGTGLLREAVKGITGLRRDPGVAVREAQFAGQKLPDPATWDQRVTTRLQYIPEWGDYTLSQLSADGFGLRKRTKKGHGWIGAGGGRRASGFGYVGGPSGGFSFGLRDFWEKHPAQLDIRDAHTDEAEVTLWLWSPEAQPMDLRFYHDGMEQDTYPEQLEGLNITYEDYEPGFGTPYGIARTSELLFWANESTPAPEELAQQVDAVRTPPQLAAPPRQLVKAKVFGGLFAEPDRSTAAKSKIEDHLDFLFTYYKDQVEMRRWYGFWDYGDIMHSYDPTRHQWCYDVGGYAWDNSELSPDLWLWYAYMRSGRADIYRFAEAMTRHTGEVDVYHLGKWAGLGTRHGVQHYADSAKQQRIANTTYRRMFYFLTADERVGDLMHANVDSDETFLALDPIRKIRTEPYTPDRHALSIGFGTDWSGLVSAWLTEWERRGPKWEKARDRVLSTMETIAAQPNGFVQGVGLYDLDTGKFAIAEKPAVGVSHLSAMFGLVELNAELIDMIDMPAFEAAWIDYCRYFNATKAEQAARYGSNFGTLLLFQGHSRQDAYAAVRTGDVTLATRAWKQFYSSADTWDYKESTDWSTKKIEGPTGPVPGSEAAWVSTNTTALYGLAAIQNLALVGDKMP; from the coding sequence ATGTCCAGGATGCCCCGCAGAACGCTCCTGAAGGCCGCGGCAGCGGCCGGTGCGGCCGCACAGCTCAGCTGGTCCTTCGGCGCAGCTCCCGCGTCGGCGGCCCGGAACGCGGAGCACAGCGACGGACCCGTCACCCTGACCTGGCTGGAGTCCGGCGGCCTCGGCGCGGCCCCCGGCTCGACGCTCGGTGTGCCCTGGCCCAAGGGGCAGTACGCCGAGGACCAGACGTTCGCGCTGTCCACGGAGGACGGCAAGGACGTCCCCGTACAGACCTGGCCCATCGGCTACTGGCCGGACGGCTCGCTCAAGTGGACCGCGCACGCCGTGGGCCCCGAGGCCACCGCCAAGAAGTTCTCCCTCGCGGCCGGCGCACCGGCCGCGCCGTCGAAGAAGGTCACGGCGGTCCGCAAGGGCGGCACGATCACCGTCTCCACCGGGGTGATCACCGCCGAGCTCGGGACGAACGGCTCCGCCCTCGTCAAGACCGTCACCCGCGGCTCCACCGAGATCGCCCGCGACGGCCGGCTCGTCCTCGTACGCCAGGGCGAGATCGAGGACGGCGACCAGGGCAACGAGAAGTACGAACGCTTCGAGAGCGTCATCGAGGAGGCCGCGGTCGAACAGGACGGACCCGTCCGGGCCGTCGTCCGCATCGACGGCAGACACCGCAAGGGCTCCCGGTCCTGGATGCCGTTCTCCGTGCGCCTCTACTTCTACGCGGGCGCCGACTCCTTCCGCATGGTGCACACCATCACCTACGACGGCACCCAGGAACCCGGCAAGGCGAGCGGCGACTTCGTCCGAGGCCTCGGCGTCCGCTTCACCGTGCCCATGCGTGACGCGGCCTACGACCGGCACATCCGCATCGGCGGCGACGGCACCGGGCTGCTGCGCGAAGCCGTCAAGGGCATCACCGGCCTGCGCCGCGACCCCGGGGTGGCCGTACGAGAGGCACAGTTCGCCGGCCAGAAGCTTCCCGACCCGGCCACCTGGGACCAGCGGGTCACCACCCGGCTCCAGTACATCCCCGAATGGGGCGACTACACCCTCTCCCAGCTCTCCGCCGACGGCTTCGGCCTGCGCAAGCGCACGAAGAAGGGGCACGGCTGGATCGGCGCGGGCGGCGGCAGGAGGGCCTCCGGATTCGGCTACGTCGGCGGCCCCAGCGGCGGATTCTCCTTCGGCCTGCGCGACTTCTGGGAGAAGCACCCCGCCCAGCTCGACATCCGCGACGCGCACACCGACGAGGCCGAGGTCACCCTCTGGCTCTGGTCGCCCGAAGCCCAGCCCATGGACCTGCGCTTCTACCACGACGGCATGGAACAGGACACCTACCCCGAACAGCTCGAAGGCCTCAACATCACGTACGAGGACTACGAGCCCGGCTTCGGCACCCCGTACGGCATCGCGCGTACCAGCGAACTCCTCTTCTGGGCCAACGAATCCACCCCCGCCCCCGAGGAACTCGCCCAGCAGGTCGACGCCGTACGCACACCGCCCCAGCTGGCCGCCCCGCCCCGGCAGCTCGTCAAGGCGAAGGTCTTCGGCGGCCTGTTCGCCGAACCCGACCGCTCCACCGCCGCCAAATCGAAGATCGAGGACCACCTGGACTTCCTCTTCACGTACTACAAGGACCAGGTGGAGATGCGCCGCTGGTACGGCTTCTGGGACTACGGCGACATCATGCACAGCTACGACCCGACCCGTCACCAGTGGTGCTACGACGTCGGCGGCTACGCCTGGGACAACTCCGAACTCTCGCCAGACCTCTGGCTCTGGTACGCCTACATGCGCTCCGGCCGCGCCGACATCTACCGCTTCGCCGAGGCCATGACCCGGCACACCGGCGAGGTCGACGTCTACCACCTCGGCAAATGGGCGGGGCTCGGCACCCGTCACGGCGTCCAGCACTACGCCGACAGCGCCAAGCAGCAGCGCATCGCCAACACCACCTACCGGCGCATGTTCTACTTCCTCACCGCCGACGAACGCGTCGGTGACCTCATGCACGCCAACGTCGACTCCGACGAGACCTTCCTGGCCCTCGACCCCATCCGCAAGATCCGCACCGAGCCCTACACCCCGGACCGCCACGCGCTGTCCATCGGCTTCGGCACGGACTGGAGCGGCCTCGTCTCCGCCTGGCTCACCGAGTGGGAACGGCGCGGGCCCAAGTGGGAGAAGGCCAGGGACAGGGTCCTGTCCACCATGGAGACCATCGCCGCCCAGCCCAACGGCTTCGTGCAGGGCGTCGGCCTCTACGACCTGGACACCGGGAAGTTCGCGATAGCCGAGAAGCCCGCTGTCGGAGTCTCCCACCTGTCGGCCATGTTCGGCCTGGTCGAGCTCAACGCCGAACTCATCGACATGATCGACATGCCGGCGTTCGAGGCCGCCTGGATCGACTACTGCCGCTACTTCAACGCGACCAAGGCCGAACAGGCCGCCCGCTACGGCAGCAACTTCGGCACCCTGCTGCTCTTCCAGGGCCACTCGCGCCAGGACGCCTACGCCGCCGTACGGACCGGCGACGTCACCCTGGCCACCCGGGCGTGGAAGCAGTTCTACAGCAGCGCCGACACCTGGGACTACAAGGAGAGCACCGACTGGAGCACCAAGAAGATCGAAGGGCCCACCGGGCCCGTACCGGGCAGCGAAGCGGCCTGGGTCAGCACCAACACCACCGCCCTGTACGGCCTGGCGGCCATCCAGAACCTCGCGCTCGTCGGCGACAAGATGCCATAG
- a CDS encoding ABC transporter substrate-binding protein codes for MSRNNGMDRRQLLKLAGLSAAGLGLTAAGCGSGGSGSGGPVTIRHSWWGADDRAKKIQQCVGLFEKKHPKIKVKTDFQQYPDFWKKFNTQAAGGNPPDVIQNAVTFLRKYEAKNVLLDLRPQVDKGNLDLGGFRSGLEKFAEIDGKLLGVPVGSNSMALVIDEKVYEKAGITPEIGWTWDDWLAGLQKIKSGQKIAGDAGPHGVMYLYDLILRQNGKAFFTEDGMGFGEAELLPYWTEALERVKSGLYADPNKVEQLKPASATAKGLSAGEFTWDNFSVRYSAEGKSSYGLAPIPSTDGKKTGQYLGSLMLSGTARTKHPAEVATFISFMTHDPEVARIMGYDRGVPATTAQFEAFQPTDAPSKAIGAYETAIADAGVLEPITPHPAGADVIEAAFLRIGADLALGKTSPKDSVKQFFSEAKTALASN; via the coding sequence ATGTCTCGTAACAACGGCATGGACAGGCGACAGCTGCTGAAGCTGGCCGGCCTCTCGGCGGCGGGTCTCGGGCTCACCGCGGCCGGCTGCGGCTCGGGTGGCAGCGGTTCCGGTGGTCCGGTCACCATCCGGCACTCCTGGTGGGGCGCGGACGACCGTGCCAAGAAGATCCAGCAGTGCGTCGGGCTCTTCGAGAAGAAGCACCCGAAGATCAAGGTGAAGACGGACTTCCAGCAGTACCCGGACTTCTGGAAGAAGTTCAACACGCAGGCCGCCGGTGGCAACCCCCCGGACGTCATCCAGAACGCCGTGACCTTCCTGCGCAAGTACGAGGCGAAGAACGTCCTCCTCGACCTCCGCCCCCAGGTGGACAAGGGCAACCTCGACCTCGGCGGCTTCCGCTCCGGGCTGGAGAAGTTCGCCGAGATCGACGGCAAGCTGCTCGGTGTGCCGGTCGGCAGCAACTCGATGGCTCTGGTCATCGACGAGAAGGTGTACGAGAAGGCCGGCATCACGCCCGAGATCGGCTGGACGTGGGACGACTGGCTGGCCGGCCTCCAGAAGATCAAGAGCGGGCAGAAGATCGCCGGTGACGCGGGACCGCACGGCGTGATGTACCTCTACGACCTGATCCTCCGCCAGAACGGCAAGGCCTTCTTCACCGAGGACGGCATGGGGTTCGGCGAGGCCGAGCTGCTGCCGTACTGGACCGAAGCCCTCGAGCGGGTCAAGTCGGGTCTCTACGCCGACCCCAACAAGGTGGAGCAGCTCAAGCCGGCGTCGGCCACCGCCAAGGGACTGTCCGCGGGCGAGTTCACCTGGGACAACTTCTCGGTCCGCTACAGCGCGGAGGGCAAGAGCAGCTACGGCCTCGCCCCCATCCCGAGCACCGACGGCAAGAAGACCGGCCAGTACCTGGGTTCGCTGATGCTGAGCGGCACGGCGCGGACCAAGCACCCCGCAGAGGTGGCCACCTTCATCAGCTTCATGACCCACGACCCCGAGGTCGCCCGGATCATGGGATACGACCGGGGAGTGCCCGCCACCACCGCGCAGTTCGAGGCCTTCCAGCCCACCGACGCCCCGAGCAAGGCCATCGGCGCGTACGAGACCGCGATCGCCGACGCGGGAGTCCTGGAGCCCATCACGCCGCACCCGGCCGGCGCCGACGTCATCGAGGCGGCATTCCTGCGCATCGGTGCCGACCTCGCCCTGGGCAAGACCTCGCCGAAGGACTCCGTGAAGCAGTTCTTCTCCGAGGCGAAGACCGCCCTCGCCTCGAACTGA
- a CDS encoding TIGR02611 family protein, with amino-acid sequence MNAESDERKEVAATVAPEPAAGDGQTAERELGSRAPGFIKGSRVLHLSWQVGIFIVGLAVVGAGIVMLPLPGPGWLVIFGGMAIWATEFVWAQLVLRWTRRKVTEAAQRALDPKVRRRNIILTTVGLVIVAVLVGIYVWKFGIVMPWKIEQ; translated from the coding sequence ATGAACGCGGAGAGTGACGAGCGGAAAGAGGTCGCCGCCACGGTGGCCCCTGAGCCCGCTGCGGGGGACGGACAGACGGCGGAGCGCGAGCTGGGCTCGCGGGCGCCCGGGTTCATCAAGGGATCGAGGGTGCTTCATCTGAGCTGGCAGGTCGGGATCTTCATCGTCGGCCTCGCCGTGGTCGGGGCGGGCATCGTGATGCTGCCGCTGCCCGGCCCCGGATGGCTGGTGATCTTCGGGGGCATGGCGATCTGGGCGACCGAATTCGTCTGGGCGCAGCTCGTCCTGCGCTGGACCAGGCGCAAGGTCACCGAGGCCGCCCAGCGCGCCCTCGACCCCAAGGTCCGGCGGCGCAACATCATCCTCACCACCGTGGGGCTCGTGATCGTCGCGGTGCTGGTGGGGATCTACGTCTGGAAGTTCGGCATAGTGATGCCGTGGAAGATCGAGCAGTGA
- a CDS encoding SsgA family sporulation/cell division regulator, translating into MNTTVSCELHLRLVVSSESSLPVPAGLRYDTADPYAVHATFHTGAEETVEWVFARDLLAEGLHRPTGTGDVRVWPSRSHGQGVVCIALSSPEGEALLEAPARALESFLKRTDAAVPPGTEHRHFDLDTELSHILAES; encoded by the coding sequence ATGAACACCACGGTCAGCTGCGAGCTGCACCTGCGCCTCGTTGTGTCGAGCGAGTCCTCACTGCCTGTACCCGCGGGCCTGCGGTATGACACGGCCGATCCCTATGCCGTGCACGCCACCTTCCACACCGGAGCGGAGGAGACGGTCGAATGGGTTTTCGCCCGTGACCTCCTTGCCGAGGGGCTGCACCGGCCCACCGGCACCGGAGACGTCCGCGTCTGGCCATCTCGTAGTCACGGCCAAGGCGTCGTCTGCATCGCACTGAGCTCCCCGGAGGGCGAAGCCCTGCTGGAAGCCCCGGCGAGGGCCCTGGAGTCGTTCCTGAAGAGGACCGACGCCGCGGTCCCGCCCGGCACCGAGCATCGTCACTTCGACCTCGATACGGAGCTCTCACACATCCTGGCCGAGAGCTGA